In the genome of Leishmania mexicana MHOM/GT/2001/U1103 complete genome, chromosome 16, one region contains:
- a CDS encoding putative flagellar calcium-binding protein, which produces MGCNATKAAGKSGEGKTAAERKVAWEKICQNLPRQRTPEDKERRSDLFKKFSQNDTEKLTMEEVYQGCVRILQLDEFTTRLHDIVKRAFNKAKSMANTAGDCQGDDEFVEFLEFRLMLCYIYDYFKLTVMFDEIDTSGNMLVDAKELKAAVPKIGEWGLVIEDPDTVFKQIDDNGSGQVSFNEFASWATARKLDADEEANDSE; this is translated from the coding sequence CGAGGGCAAGACCGCCGCTGAGCGCAAGGTTGCGTGGGAGAAAATTTGTCAGAACCTGCCTCGCCAGAGGACGCCTGAGGACAAGGAACGCCGCAGCGATCTTTTCAAGAAGTTTTCCCAGAACGACACGGAAAAGCTCACGATGGAGGAAGTCTATCAAGGCTGTGTACGTATCCTCCAGCTCGATGAGTTCACGACGCGCCTGCACGACATTGTGAAGCGTGCCTTCAACAAGGCAAAGAGCATGGCGAACACCGCCGGCGACTGCCAGGGCGACGACGAGTTTGTCGAATTTCTTGAGTTTCGGCTGATGCTGTGCTACATATACGACTACTTCAAGCTCACCGTTATGTTTGACGAGATCGACACCTCCGGCAACATGCTGGTGGACGCGAAGGAGCTCAAGGCCGCCGTGCCGAAGATCGGTGAGTGGGGCCTTGTCATTGAGGATCCAGACACAGTCTTCAAGCAAATCGACGACAACGGCTCCGGCCAGGTGTCCTTTAACGAGTTCGCTTCGTGGGCGACTGCCCGCAAGCTTGATGCTGACGAGGAGGCTAACGACTCTGAGTAG
- a CDS encoding putative flagellar calcium-binding protein, whose product MGLSKKFSQNDAGKFSMEVAYAGCVNEIHLVKFTTRLHDIVKRAFNKAKSMANTAGDCQGDDEFVEFLEFRLMLCYIYDYFKLTVMFDEIDTSGNMLVDAKELKAAVPKIGEWGLVIEDPDTVFKQIDDNGSGQVSFNEFASWATARKLDAEDYLYEGKK is encoded by the coding sequence ATGGGATTGTCCAAGAAGTTCTCTCAGAACGATGCTGGGAAGTTCTCAATGGAAGTTGCGTATGCTGGCTGCGTGAATGAGATACACCTGGTCAAGTTCACGACGCGCCTGCACGACATTGTGAAGCGTGCCTTCAACAAGGCAAAGAGCATGGCGAACACCGCCGGCGACTGCCAGGGCGACGACGAGTTTGTCGAATTTCTTGAGTTTCGGCTGATGCTGTGCTACATATACGACTACTTCAAGCTCACCGTTATGTTTGACGAGATCGACACCTCCGGCAACATGCTGGTGGACGCGAAGGAGCTCAAGGCCGCCGTGCCGAAGATCGGTGAGTGGGGCCTTGTCATTGAGGATCCAGACACAGTCTTCAAGCAAATCGACGACAACGGCTCCGGCCAGGTGTCCTTTAACGAGTTCGCTTCGTGGGCGACTGCCCGCAAGCTTGATGCTGAGGATTATCTGTACGAGGGGAAGAAGTAG